The genomic stretch TTCATTTATATTAATCAACCCTTTATAAATAGATTTGTAGCATAATTATTTTTGGGATTTAAAAACAGTTCATAAAAAAGTAATTTTTATATTCAATAATCATTGATATTGAAAAAAGACTAAAAAAATTAATATTTCAGTTTTATTATGTGCTTACGCATTTTATAATTTTTCGTTTAATAATTTTAATATTGCTTTTGTTTTTTCTGTTATTTCTGCAAACTCATTCACGTGAAAATGTTGAGATTTTTCCCAAGAAGAATTTTTAAAAACTAGCGTCTTAATCAAAAAAATAATACACAAAAAATATAATGAATGACTTTTCTAATCACGTACCATTTTTTGAAGATGAGGAGCTTCCCCTCAAGCGTGAAAATAATTTTGAATTAACTCCCGGTGCTATAGAAGCAAAAGAAAAAGTACAATACGAATCTGACTATTTGAAAAAACTTAACCCAGAACAACAAGAAGCCGTCATAAACACTGAAGGGCCTCTATTAGTTCTTGCTGGAGCTGGTACGGGAAAAACACGTGTCCTTACTACCCGCATTTTTCATATTTTGCACCTTGGTCTTGCCCACCCTAAGCAAATATTAGCGATTACCTTTACAAACAAAGCAGCGTATGAAATGAAAACTCGTATTGCTGAACTTGTTGGTGAAACTATCGAAGGTATGCCGTGGCTTGGAACTTTTCATTCCATTGGTGCAAAAATTTTACGCAGCCATGCAGAGCTTGTTGACTTAAAAAGTAATTTTACCATTCTTGATACTGACGATGTTGTTCGTCTTTTAAAACAGCTCATTCAAGCAGCAGGTTTAGATGACAAGCGCTGGTCAGCACGTAGTTTGGCAACAATGATTGATGCTTGGAAAAACCAAGGGCTCTTACCAGATCATATTTCAGAGAGTGATTCTTATGCCTTTGCTAAAGGTATGGGACGTGAACTCTATCATAGCTATCAGGATCGGCTAAAAAGTCTCAATGCTTGTGATTTTGGTGATCTTTTACTCCATTCCATTAATATCTTCCAACATAACCCAGATATTCTTCATGAATATCACGCTAAATTTCGCTATATTCTTGTAGATGAATATCAAGATACCAATACAGCGCAATATCTCTGGCTTCGTCTTTTAGCACAACAATCTACAAGACAGCAGGTCAACCTTTGTTGTGTTGGTGATGATGACCAATCCATTTACGGATGGCGTGGCGCTAAAGTTGATAATATATTGCGCTTTGAAAAAGACTTTCCTCCTGCAAAAATCATCCGTTTAGAACGCAACTACCGTTCTACATCGCATATTCTTAAAACAGCTTCTCATTTTATTTCTCACAACCAGGGAAGACTTGGAAAAACACTTTTTTCAGATAAAGCAAACAATGAAGAAAAAAAAGTAAAAGTCCATGCTGCATGGGACTCGGAAGAAGAAGCACGTGCCATCGCGAAAAAAATTGAACAAGCACAACAATCTGGGCATTTGTTAAATGATATGGCTATATTAGTACGAGCATCATTTCAAATGCGCACATTTGAAGAGCGTTTTATAACACTTGGTCTTAACTATCGTGTCATTGGAGGGCCACGTTTTTATGAACGAATGGAAATACGTGATGCTTTGGCTTACTTGCGTGTTGTTGCTCAACCTTTTGATGATTTAGCTTTTGAACGCATTATCAATACACCCAAACGTGGCTTAGGAGAGACAACACTACGCCACCTTCATAATAATGCCCGTGCACGTACTATTCCTCTTTTTTCTGCTGCTATTGAAATAATCGAAACCGATGAACTAAAACCTAAAGCACGAAATGCTTTACGCAACATTATTGAAGATTTTCACCGCTGGCAAAACCTATTACCACGCACACCACTTACAGAGCTTACTGAAATGATTCTTAATGATTCAGGCTATATGGAAATGTGGCAAGAAGATCGTTCGCCAGAAGCACCAACACGCTTAGAAAATCTTAAAGAAATGATTCGTTCTATGGAACAATTTGAAAATCTTCACAGTTTTTTAGAACATGTTTCATTGGTTATGGATATTGAGCATAACGAAAATATGGATGCAGTTAATATTATGACTCTTCATTCAGCTAAGGGGCTTGAATTTAAAACAGTTTTTCTTCCCGGTTGGGAAGAAGGACTCTTTCCCAATCAACGCTCACTGGATGAAGGTGGCCGTGCAGGACTAGAAGAAGAACGTAGGCTTGCTTACGTAGGGCTAACAAGAGCACAACAAAACCTGCATATATGGTTTGTCTCTAATCGACGAATTCACGGGCTTTGGCAAGCTACCCTCCCCTCTCGTTTTCTGGATGAATTACCAGAAGAACATATAGAAGTGCTAGAAAATGAAACATCTTATGGTGGTTATGGCCAATATTCAAAGCTAGGGTGGAAGAATGCAAACAACAATCAAACAGAAGCAAGACACAATAATTGGAGCTCACAATCATCCGGTTATATTCAGAAAACTGGTTATGAAAATAGTGATTTAGATTTTAGTCCCATTCAATTTTATCAGAAAAAAAATATTGAAAGAAAAGTCACCCCTCAATCCGCGTTTGATACACCATCAGCTTTTTCAATTAATGATCGCGTTTTTCATATCAAATTTGGTTATGGTCATATTTCAGCAATAGGTGGTAATAAATTGACTGTTTTGTTTGATAAAGCCGGTGAAAAACGTGTTCTCGATGACTTCATAACTAAAGCTTAACACATAAAACAGTGCAGTTATTCCAAGTAACAAATCGTTCTCCCATGCTGCACTATTTTGTAATCAAAATAAGAAAATTACCACCAGTTTCATTACGTAAAATCATTAGCGCGTTCATTGCTAAATAACTGCTTCACGTAATTTTATTATCGTTTAATATGAAGATGGTTTTTACAGCCTCTAAAAATCTTTTTAAAATTTATTCATCCCGCATCAGTTGTTTTAAGATTACAAAACAATGACATTCTGATTTTTGGGCAGTAAAACTATCCTCAACATAGAAAATACAATATTTTATTGCTCATCTGTGATACGATATTTTTAACCTATATTCTTTTATGAAACTTATAGCATAAATCATGCTTCGTAATATTGAAACAAAGATTGCAAAACTAATTCGTCAGCACTATAGCGTTCCCGATGCTTTAAAAGTTAAGCTATAAAATTCAAAAAGGTTAAACTATGAAAAATGTAATATACATCTTTGGGCTAACAATCGTATTTCTCGCTGGTGTTTTTACTTATGATGCGTGGAAAAATAAGCCCTTAGGTGATGATTTTACACTCATTGATTCCAATGGCCAAACTGTTACTGAAGCTGATATTAGAAGTAAACCTTCAGCAATTTTTTTCGGTTTTACCATGTGTCCTGAAAGTTGCCCTACTACACTGATAAATCTTGATCGGTGGCTTACAGAAATTGGCCCTAACACTGATAAATTAGGTATATGGTTCGTAACTATCGATCCTGAACGTGATACACCAGAAGTATTACGTGATTATCTAAGCAATTTTACTAATAATATTATGGGTATAAGTGGAGATCCTGAAAAAGTCCATAAAATGGTATCCTCTTTCAACATTGTTGCAGAAAAAGTCCCTGGAATAAATGGTAACTATACTTACGATCATACAGCTGCAATTTTCTTGCTTAAAAAAGGCGGGAAACTAGCTGGTGTTATTCCTTACAACGTGGAAGAAAATGAGAATCAATTAAAAGATGATATTGCCATTAAACAGCTTAAAAAGCTCATCTCAAACTAAATTAAAAAGCATTTAATAAAAGAAAAAATATGTCTCAGCAAATTCGTTTATCCTGTACAGCCTTCAAAAACGAGGCAGAAAAGTTTTATACTCTTCTGGAAGAAGCCTTTGAGGAAGAAGGATATCCTCTTGCTTTGGTAGAAATAGATGAGAAAAACGCTATTTATGAACTATCACTTTACGTTGACAAAGACAACCAAGACAATGCGTATAAACGCTTTGCAGATATTCTTACTCTGGACCCTAATAAAATTAACATAGAAATTTTACCTGATATTGACTGGGTTCAACAAAGCCTTAAAGGGCTAAAACCTGTATATGCAGGCCCTTTTTTTATTCATGGAAGTCATGACCGAAAAAACATCCCACCTGATGTTTTACCAATTGAAATTGAAGCCAATCAAGCTTTTGGCACAGGTCACCATGAAACAACATCTAGTTGTTTAGAAATGATCACTCAAATTATGCAAACTGAAAATCCTCAAAATGCTCTTGATCTTGGCACAGGTAGTGGCGTATTAGCCATTGGTATGGCAATGCTTAAACCCATTTCTATACTTGCATCTGATAGTGATCCAATTGCTGTTCAAATCGCACAACACAATATCAAACTCAATGGTGTTAAAAGATATATCACAGCTATTACAGCGACAGGCCTTAATCATGATACAATTGCATCACATGCACCCTTTGACCTTATTGTTGCTAATATCCTCGCTGGCCCTCTTATTGAGCTTGCACAAGAAATGACCCAAGCTTTGCAAAAAAATGGATCTATCATATTATCGGGTATTCTTGAAGAACAGCGCGACCATGTTCTAAAAGCTTATGTAAAACAAGGCCTACAACATATTGAAACATACCACCGCCAA from Bartonella sp. WD16.2 encodes the following:
- a CDS encoding ATP-dependent helicase, yielding MNDFSNHVPFFEDEELPLKRENNFELTPGAIEAKEKVQYESDYLKKLNPEQQEAVINTEGPLLVLAGAGTGKTRVLTTRIFHILHLGLAHPKQILAITFTNKAAYEMKTRIAELVGETIEGMPWLGTFHSIGAKILRSHAELVDLKSNFTILDTDDVVRLLKQLIQAAGLDDKRWSARSLATMIDAWKNQGLLPDHISESDSYAFAKGMGRELYHSYQDRLKSLNACDFGDLLLHSINIFQHNPDILHEYHAKFRYILVDEYQDTNTAQYLWLRLLAQQSTRQQVNLCCVGDDDQSIYGWRGAKVDNILRFEKDFPPAKIIRLERNYRSTSHILKTASHFISHNQGRLGKTLFSDKANNEEKKVKVHAAWDSEEEARAIAKKIEQAQQSGHLLNDMAILVRASFQMRTFEERFITLGLNYRVIGGPRFYERMEIRDALAYLRVVAQPFDDLAFERIINTPKRGLGETTLRHLHNNARARTIPLFSAAIEIIETDELKPKARNALRNIIEDFHRWQNLLPRTPLTELTEMILNDSGYMEMWQEDRSPEAPTRLENLKEMIRSMEQFENLHSFLEHVSLVMDIEHNENMDAVNIMTLHSAKGLEFKTVFLPGWEEGLFPNQRSLDEGGRAGLEEERRLAYVGLTRAQQNLHIWFVSNRRIHGLWQATLPSRFLDELPEEHIEVLENETSYGGYGQYSKLGWKNANNNQTEARHNNWSSQSSGYIQKTGYENSDLDFSPIQFYQKKNIERKVTPQSAFDTPSAFSINDRVFHIKFGYGHISAIGGNKLTVLFDKAGEKRVLDDFITKA
- a CDS encoding 50S ribosomal protein L11 methyltransferase; the protein is MSQQIRLSCTAFKNEAEKFYTLLEEAFEEEGYPLALVEIDEKNAIYELSLYVDKDNQDNAYKRFADILTLDPNKINIEILPDIDWVQQSLKGLKPVYAGPFFIHGSHDRKNIPPDVLPIEIEANQAFGTGHHETTSSCLEMITQIMQTENPQNALDLGTGSGVLAIGMAMLKPISILASDSDPIAVQIAQHNIKLNGVKRYITAITATGLNHDTIASHAPFDLIVANILAGPLIELAQEMTQALQKNGSIILSGILEEQRDHVLKAYVKQGLQHIETYHRQGWVTLHLK
- a CDS encoding SCO family protein, with amino-acid sequence MKNVIYIFGLTIVFLAGVFTYDAWKNKPLGDDFTLIDSNGQTVTEADIRSKPSAIFFGFTMCPESCPTTLINLDRWLTEIGPNTDKLGIWFVTIDPERDTPEVLRDYLSNFTNNIMGISGDPEKVHKMVSSFNIVAEKVPGINGNYTYDHTAAIFLLKKGGKLAGVIPYNVEENENQLKDDIAIKQLKKLISN